Proteins found in one Planococcus citri chromosome 2, ihPlaCitr1.1, whole genome shotgun sequence genomic segment:
- the LOC135837150 gene encoding uncharacterized protein LOC135837150: MKKIIAILLLLPLITAGADTNTNTTSDFMANYTIIPEHDVTYSLVNAIKEMTITQFAPNGTQISPSKISQSERKDKNRRSTYNFKSEKIMYRLEMTWDYDAALMNFANYIGLSLKGMKVQGTWKYKPISDQAACTGKMDRTFSDIDSLLDILLKFSINNTAAAKNEIKSDELFQSIAPDQNCKDENANVSKAVVSKNLEDKSYLKILTMALEVIPSLYDGNANAELIPKAGDSYAYFINDNDTTSGYNDEVMIRGLHQLKKITVQYPDYGQVTNASEFKIPMWRANLSWFRCNEKERPMHMDVETEYLILKGNISGAIGNLGIEFNLPDTITINGYSKKVEAEDKTKLKELHVLIRDVINQTSPQKESMLQYNINSPLIHTITQITRSFNNKIFTNSTKSWSSSSNPRRNSFSNLEITPTPPFSTSNIAVCKFNNTLRINLFNYEKIIGRGDNCNEYGRISQSKNVTQNCTFQIFIREPSISAIHKSTEGPSTELKPSGKNLLMFNFTAKHPNKDRRGELGKALNEAFTETIRNRIAGVATPPEMPDICKQPFKNATEIYTWFLPDQREREYYFAVDDEYIDPTNFSSELKLIDIMIKNMTKFESVEVRYLSDDVTNFNLSIRNVSGNMIQAGNGKEPAELNFTMDLFQLIMNYSTIENLTDVKVQTNGFKVKSFIRPNESLIRGVFEKTTADFMKRVFGSNQTNEKPSPPAASRTQPKNQLFDANRIDYLNATYNIANHAAQSIANILWDFHNNTENQTSESNATKLNNFENGLQGYNLTNTSMEYTILGIQNETCDFEKIFRANYEDIHVVLKGSITTTNISKKCFPFSLLISSLSISREKDDTNFQTEMSFDDKRIFVNTSNTDIDSSDRTIMKHIIRDYVEPKIKEKIDQSWRFSGLFNTCRDSVKEIVKTKAEPENYFYLISSPNHTQTFHLPLRINYIAIWGFSNFHSIETTKVRNGTTFQFVVKNLVARVNWSFHYADNTWSNSTHIMDLHAGSISLAGKINKITSELTWEKTRLIFKILMLPPPKKKTITEEKIMHKVNETMLSHIKTSIENSFNSIPKK; this comes from the exons atgaaaaaaattatcgcgatTCTTCTACTACTGCCGCTGATAACAGCAG GTGCcgataccaataccaataccactTCCGATTTCATGGCAAACTACACTATAATTCCTGAGCACGACGTTACATATTCTCTAGTAAATGCAATAAAAGAAATGACGATAACTCAATTCGCTCCTAACGGTACTCAAATATCACCCTCAAAAATATCACAATCTGAGAGAAAGGACAAAAACAGACGATCAACTTACAATTTTAAATCCGAAAAAATAATGTATCGCCTAGAGATGACCTGGGATTACGATGCCGCTTTGATGAACTTTGCAAATTACATCGGG CTATCACTGAAAGGCATGAAAGTGCAAGGGACCTGGAAATACAAACCAATAAGTGACCAAGCAGCGTGTACTGGCAAAATGGACAGAACATTCAGCGATATAGATTCATTATTAGACATACTTCTGAAATTCAGCATAAACAACACAGCCGCAGCCAAAAACGAAATCAAATCAGATGAATTA TTTCAGAGTATTGCGCCAGATCAAAACTGTAAAGATGAGAACGCCAACGTATCTAAAGCGGTGGTGAGTAAAAATCTCGAGGACAAATCCTACCTGAAGATATTAACCATGGCGTTAGAAGTGATCCCTTCATTATACGATGGCAATGCAAATGCGGAACTAATCCCGAAAGCAGGCGATTCTTACGCGTATTTCATAAACGATAACGATACTACATCTGGATACAATGACGAGGTGATGATTCGAGGATTgcatcaattgaaaaaaatcaccgttCAGTATCCTGATTACGGACAAGTGACGAATGCTTCCGAATTCAAAATACCAATGTGGAGAGCCAATTTGAGCTGGTTTCGCTGCAACGAAAAAGAAAGGCCAATGCACATGGATGTCGAAACCGAGTACTTGATTTTAAAAGGGAACATTAGCGGGGCAATCGGTAACCTGGGCATCGAGTTTAATCTGCCAGACACGATAACTATCAATGGatattcgaaaaaagttgaagcTGAAGATAAAACTAAACTTAAAGAACTCCATGTTCTGATCAGAGATGTCATAAATCAAACGTCGCCTCAAA AAGAATCAATGTTGCAATATAACATCAATTCCCCTCTGATTCATACCATCACACAAATAACACGTTccttcaataataaaattttcacgaacAGTACCAAAAGTTGGAGTTCGAGTAGCAATCCACGTAGAAATAGCTTTAGCAACTTAGAAATAACACCAACACCTCCATTCTCCACATCGAATATTGCAGTATGCAAATTTAACAACACTCTGCGA atcaatttgttcaattacgaaaaaataatcGGTCGTGGTGACAATTGTAATGAATATGGAAGAATTAgtcaatcaaaaaatgtcaccCAAAACTGTACGTTCCAAATATTCATCAGAGAACCAAGTATCTCAGCAATTCACAAATCAACGGAGGGCCCTTCTACCGAACTGAAACccagtggaaaaaatttattaatg ttcAATTTCACGGCGAAACATCCTAACAAAGACCGAAGAGGAGAACTAGGTAAAGCATTGAACGAGGCGTTCACGGAGACAATAAGAAATCGTATTGCAGGCGTTGCAACTCCGCCTGAAATGCCAGACATTTGTaaacaacctttcaaaaatgctaCAGAAATTTACACGTGGTTTTTACCGGATCAACGCGAACGAGAGTATTATTTTGCCGTAGACGACGAGTATATAGAtcctacaaatttttcatccgAGCTGAAATTAATCGACATAATGATAAAAaacatgacaaaatttgaatccGTCGAAGTTCGATATTTATCCGACGATGTGaccaattttaatttatcgatAAGAAATGTTTCGGGAAACATGATACAAGCTGGAAATGGAAAGGAGCCTGCAGAATTGAACTTCACAATGGATCTTTTCCAGTTGATTATGAATTATAGTACAATTGAAAACCTAACCGATGTGAAAGTGCAAACGAATGGATTTAAAGTGAAGTCATTCATTAGGCCTAATGAAAGTTTAATACGGGGAGTATTCGAAAAAACTACGGCAGATTTCATGAAGAGAGTCTTCG GTAGTAATCAAACCAACGAGAAACCGTCGCCGCCGGCTGCATCGCGCACACAaccgaaaaatcaacttttcgatGCAAATAGAATTGATTATCTGAATGCAACGTACAATATTGCTAATCACGCAGCTCAGTCCATCGCAAACATTTTATGGGATTTTCATAACAACACAGAAAACCAAACATCTGAAAGTAATGCAACCAAATTAAATAACTTCGAAAATGGACTTCAAGGCTACAACTTGACCAATACATCGATGGAGTATACTATTCTTGGTATTCAAAACGAGACGTGCGATTTCGAGAAGATATTCCGA GCGAATTACGAAGATATTCATGTTGTTTTGAAAGGATCTATCACCACAACAAATATATCGAAGAAATGCTTTCCATTCAGTTTGCTTATTAGCAGTTTAAGTATTTCGAGGGAAAAGGacgatacaaattttcaaacggaAATGAGTTTTGACGATAAACGG attttcgtcAATACTAGCAATACTGACATTGATTCAAGCGATAGGACAATTATGAAACATATCATAAGAGATTACGTGGAACCGAAgattaaagaaaaaatcgaCCAGAGCTGGCGCTTCTCAGGTCTTTTCAATACCTGCAGGGATTCAGTTAAGGAAATAGTCAAAACTAAAGCCGAACCGGAAAATTATTTCTACCTGATATCAAGTCCGAACCATACCCAAACCTTTCACTTACCACTGCGGATAAACTACATCGCGATTTGGGGCTTCtctaatttccattcaatcgaAACTACCAAAGTTCGTAACGGTACGACATTTCAATTTGTCGTTAAGAATTTAGTAGCTCGCGTCAATTGGTCGTTTCATTATGCAGATAATACATGGTCGAATTCTACGCATATAATGGATTTACACGCTGGCTCTATCTCATTagctggaaaaatcaataaGATTACTTCGGAATTGACGTGGGAGAAAACACGTctcatattcaaaattttaatgctaccgcctccaaaaaagaaaacgataacggaagaaaaaattatgcataaagTGAATGAAACGATGTTATCTCACATCAAGACATCCATCGAAAACAGTTTCAATTCAATtcccaaaaaataa